Proteins from one Faecalibacterium sp. I3-3-33 genomic window:
- a CDS encoding helix-turn-helix domain-containing protein, translated as MADKIFVAHSQISRLESGETTNIGSALLVSLAKVFHVSTDYLLCLTPISVPKSYDISQLGLSEEVIRRLILKTIDPDVLNRLLEHDQFPKLCALMKNYFSNTVANDIMARNQIVDLATDPLAELMSADPSKRTEMIKGLSFLNSSKIQSNEADIEKIKNILMKIIRDVKENMAEEQPSGAVATAEAVKGIRAALPDKPQSELTADDVSTAITAYIGTMITIDENTSELFQQLAKQVLELPLDREN; from the coding sequence CTGGCAGACAAAATATTTGTTGCTCACTCTCAGATCAGCCGTTTGGAGAGTGGAGAAACCACAAATATTGGCAGCGCTTTGTTAGTCTCGCTGGCTAAGGTATTCCATGTTTCAACAGATTATCTACTTTGCCTTACGCCCATTAGCGTACCGAAAAGCTATGATATTTCCCAGCTGGGATTATCAGAGGAAGTAATCCGCAGGCTGATTTTGAAGACGATTGACCCCGATGTGTTAAACAGGCTTTTGGAGCATGACCAGTTCCCAAAACTTTGTGCTTTGATGAAAAACTATTTCAGCAATACCGTTGCAAATGATATCATGGCAAGAAACCAGATTGTTGACCTTGCCACTGATCCTCTTGCAGAGCTGATGAGCGCCGATCCTTCAAAGCGAACGGAAATGATAAAAGGCCTGAGTTTTCTGAACTCCAGCAAAATTCAGAGTAATGAAGCAGACATAGAGAAAATCAAAAACATATTGATGAAGATCATTCGGGATGTAAAAGAGAACATGGCAGAGGAGCAACCCAGTGGAGCGGTTGCTACAGCAGAAGCAGTAAAGGGGATTCGTGCCGCATTACCGGACAAGCCACAATCTGAATTGACAGCCGATGATGTGTCAACAGCCATTACTGCCTACATAGGAACGATGATCACAATAGACGAGAATACTTCAGAACTGTTCCAGCAGCTTGCCAAGCAAGTTCTTGAGCTCCCCTTGGATAGGGAAAATTAA
- a CDS encoding CHC2 zinc finger domain-containing protein: MNIFEAVKAAVPVRQAAEHYGLKVSRNGMACCPFHNDRHPSLKLNEEYFFCFGCGAKGDVIDFAAQMFDLSSYEAAQRLAADFGISTQPGQAVVVPPQTQATSHPAVSGG; this comes from the coding sequence TTGAATATTTTTGAAGCTGTGAAAGCGGCAGTTCCTGTAAGACAAGCCGCCGAACACTACGGGCTGAAAGTCAGCCGCAACGGCATGGCTTGCTGCCCATTCCACAATGACAGGCATCCAAGCTTGAAGTTAAATGAGGAATATTTCTTTTGCTTCGGCTGCGGAGCCAAAGGTGATGTGATCGACTTTGCGGCACAGATGTTTGATCTCAGCAGCTATGAAGCGGCACAAAGACTGGCTGCGGACTTCGGTATATCTACACAGCCGGGACAGGCTGTAGTAGTTCCCCCACAAACCCAAGCGACCTCACATCCGGCAGTTTCGGGAGGATGA
- a CDS encoding DUF6017 domain-containing protein: MFCFRVLTDYLHLLEDWKVRYAIRQAIRELEQAGYIQRSRERDEKGRLRGAGYVIFELPQPVPASVSPTLENPTLENPTQENPTLENPMQLNKDKLITEKQKKEGLNTDSIPIHSPNPLPLDEDEAAPPERTENRKEAAYQIYRSLILENIEYDTLVQNPRIDREQLDEIVDILLETVCTSRKSIRVAGDDYPAELVKAKFLKLDSHHIHGMQFKGLGAPNKRFATQNKQMYIRLHCLLQWCWFSGRF, encoded by the coding sequence ATGTTTTGCTTCCGTGTGCTGACGGATTATCTGCATCTGCTGGAAGATTGGAAAGTACGGTATGCGATACGGCAGGCCATCCGGGAACTGGAACAGGCAGGCTACATCCAGCGTTCCAGAGAACGGGACGAGAAAGGACGGCTGCGCGGTGCAGGCTATGTGATCTTCGAGCTGCCGCAGCCCGTTCCTGCATCGGTTTCACCTACATTGGAAAATCCAACGTTGGAGAATCCCACGCAGGAAAACCCTACGTTGGAAAATCCAATGCAATTAAATAAAGATAAACTAATTACAGAAAAACAAAAGAAAGAGGGATTAAATACCGATTCCATTCCTATCCATTCCCCAAACCCCTTGCCTTTGGACGAGGACGAGGCAGCGCCGCCGGAACGGACGGAAAACCGAAAGGAAGCGGCCTATCAAATCTACCGGAGCCTGATTTTAGAGAACATCGAGTATGACACCCTCGTCCAGAATCCCCGGATAGACCGGGAGCAGCTGGACGAGATCGTGGACATCCTGCTGGAAACGGTCTGCACTTCCCGCAAGTCCATCCGGGTGGCCGGGGACGATTACCCGGCAGAGTTGGTTAAGGCCAAGTTCCTGAAACTGGACAGCCATCACATCCACGGGATGCAGTTCAAGGGTTTGGGTGCTCCCAACAAGCGTTTTGCAACGCAAAATAAGCAGATGTATATACGTCTGCATTGCTTGCTACAATGGTGTTGGTTCTCAGGACGCTTCTAA